Sequence from the Candidatus Izemoplasma sp. genome:
GAATAATGAAGGTAATGACCCCTAAGGCAAACCCATAATAGACTCTTGCTGGTTTCGTTATAGGAGATGTAATAGGGTCTGTGGCCATATAAATTGCACCCAACATTAATCCCCCGCTAAATATGTGATAGAGAGGATACCATAGTCCCAATCCTTGTTGAATGGCAACGGCTAATGCTAACACAAATACCGTTCCAATATACATTAAAGGTATGCGGATTTCAAAGCTAGTTCTTACTGCTAAATATCCTCCACCTAGTAATAATAATAACGCACTTGTTTCACCGATACTCCCAGGAATTCCTATTCCTGTAAAAAGATCCATAATTGGATAGTGATTTAAGACATCCGCACTAAACAAATCAGCATTGTTCATACTGAGTGCCGTTGCGCCAGCAACGCCATCAATATTAGTTTGATAGGTTGCTAATGTGGCAAAGTTCACGACAACTAAAACACGCGCTACTGCGGCTGGATTAAAGATATTTTGTCCCATACCACCAAAGAGTAGTTTGGCAAGTAATATCCCTAATACACCTGAGAGCGCAACAACCCAAAGAGGTGTTTGGTCGGGTAAGGTTAACCCATAAATCAACCCTGAGGTTACCGCACTAAAGTT
This genomic interval carries:
- a CDS encoding RnfABCDGE type electron transport complex subunit D, coding for MTNTMPKIIRKTSPYLRRPNANAPRMMRDVTIALLPATFFAIYSFGLPALWIILTSIVSMLVTEYVFYQIQDLLQGESFKVINKQFSLYNFSAVTSGLIYGLTLPDQTPLWVVALSGVLGILLAKLLFGGMGQNIFNPAAVARVLVVVNFATLATYQTNIDGVAGATALSMNNADLFSADVLNHYPIMDLFTGIGIPGSIGETSALLLLLGGGYLAVRTSFEIRIPLMYIGTVFVLALAVAIQQGLGLWYPLYHIFSGGLMLGAIYMATDPITSPITKPARVYYGFALGVITFIIRIFGALPEGVVFSILIMNMFVTSFDYYKVTHPRFNRKRSLIFIAIIILSIVVTLVGVSYAG